In the Fundulus heteroclitus isolate FHET01 unplaced genomic scaffold, MU-UCD_Fhet_4.1 scaffold_51, whole genome shotgun sequence genome, one interval contains:
- the LOC118556038 gene encoding uncharacterized protein LOC118556038 isoform X1, translating to MALLITSARVSHIRAPPRSALSRVRADFQRAGVRFRHLLPPGSPQLGRTPVTSPVRSHINAAVRADRFSTAAAALRKSSQASGSFSPGGRRGWLGRFALGAALGAGTAALVQALHTGVMTAMALKINLDSAEGDWKEAKDFLLSLSVTDRRGYHRTPGSVSLDDVPVWTPTAGASEPSRYQRNEKLDQKISVYSGDITKLEIDAIVNAGSSASAGEKKGRESSLLRRNHKFPGRRRAEASGCSGVWPGRGGSTSATDESFGGALLLLVDYSGGVEMRLNLQGEEGHATHSMQA from the exons ATGGCACTGCTTATCACATCAGCTCGGGTTTCACACATCAGAGCCCCGCCGCGCAGCGCGCTGTCCCGTGTCCGGGCTGACTTCCAGAGAGCAGGTGTCAGGTTCAGGCACTTGCTCCCCCCGGGTAGCCCCCAGCTCGGCAGGACTCCAGTGACGAGTCCCGTACGAAGCCATATTAACGCCGCGGTCCGCGCTGACAGGTTCTCCACCGCTGCAGCGGCGCTTCGCAAGTCCAGCCAGGCTAGCGGTTCATTTTCACCCGGGGGGAGGAGAGGCTGGCTGGGCAGGTTTGCCCTCGGTGCCGCCCTCGGAGCGGGCACCGCCGCCCTGGTGCAGGCCCTCCACACCGGAGTTATGACCGCCATGGCTCTAAAAATTAACCTGGACTCTGCAGAGGGTGACTGGAAGGAAGCCAAGG ACTTCCTGCTGTCCCTGTCTGTGACGGACAGGCGTGGCTACCACAGGACCCCTGGCTCCGTGTCGCTGGATGACGTCCCAGTGTGGACTCCCACAGCAG GTGCTTCTGAGCCGAGCCGCTACCAGAGGAACGAAAAGTTAGACCAGAAGATTTCAGTGTACAGTGGTGACATCACTAAGCTGGAGATAGATGCCATTGTCAATGCAG GCTCGTCTGCTTCTGCTGGAGAGAAAAAAGGCCGAGAGTCATCATTGCTCAGGAGGAATCACAAGTTTCCTGGAAGGAGACGTGCCGAGGCGTCTGGGTGCTCCGGCGTGTGGCCAGGGAGAGGCGGGTCGACTTCAGCGACGGATGAAAGCTTTGGAGGAGCTCTGCTTCTCCTCGTGGATTACtcaggtggagtggagatgaGACTGAACCTCCAGGGCGAAGAAGGCCATGCTACTCACTCAATGCAAGCGTGA
- the LOC118556038 gene encoding ADP-ribose glycohydrolase MACROD1-like isoform X4 produces the protein MALLITSARVSHIRAPPRSALSRVRADFQRAGVRFRHLLPPGSPQLGRTPVTSPVRSHINAAVRADRFSTAAAALRKSSQASGSFSPGGRRGWLGRFALGAALGAGTAALVQALHTGVMTAMALKINLDSAEGDWKEAKDFLLSLSVTDRRGYHRTPGSVSLDDVPVWTPTAGASEPSRYQRNEKLDQKISVYSGDITKLEIDAIVNAADRPPLWLHV, from the exons ATGGCACTGCTTATCACATCAGCTCGGGTTTCACACATCAGAGCCCCGCCGCGCAGCGCGCTGTCCCGTGTCCGGGCTGACTTCCAGAGAGCAGGTGTCAGGTTCAGGCACTTGCTCCCCCCGGGTAGCCCCCAGCTCGGCAGGACTCCAGTGACGAGTCCCGTACGAAGCCATATTAACGCCGCGGTCCGCGCTGACAGGTTCTCCACCGCTGCAGCGGCGCTTCGCAAGTCCAGCCAGGCTAGCGGTTCATTTTCACCCGGGGGGAGGAGAGGCTGGCTGGGCAGGTTTGCCCTCGGTGCCGCCCTCGGAGCGGGCACCGCCGCCCTGGTGCAGGCCCTCCACACCGGAGTTATGACCGCCATGGCTCTAAAAATTAACCTGGACTCTGCAGAGGGTGACTGGAAGGAAGCCAAGG ACTTCCTGCTGTCCCTGTCTGTGACGGACAGGCGTGGCTACCACAGGACCCCTGGCTCCGTGTCGCTGGATGACGTCCCAGTGTGGACTCCCACAGCAG GTGCTTCTGAGCCGAGCCGCTACCAGAGGAACGAAAAGTTAGACCAGAAGATTTCAGTGTACAGTGGTGACATCACTAAGCTGGAGATAGATGCCATTGTCAATGCAG CTGACCGCCCCCCTCTGTGGCTTCATGTGTGA
- the LOC118556038 gene encoding ADP-ribose glycohydrolase MACROD1-like isoform X5 has translation MALLITSARVSHIRAPPRSALSRVRADFQRAGVRFRHLLPPGSPQLGRTPVTSPVRSHINAAVRADRFSTAAAALRKSSQASGSFSPGGRRGWLGRFALGAALGAGTAALVQALHTGVMTAMALKINLDSAEGDWKEAKDFLLSLSVTDRRGYHRTPGSVSLDDVPVWTPTAGASEPSRYQRNEKLDQKISVYSGDITKLEIDAIVNAVCSTG, from the exons ATGGCACTGCTTATCACATCAGCTCGGGTTTCACACATCAGAGCCCCGCCGCGCAGCGCGCTGTCCCGTGTCCGGGCTGACTTCCAGAGAGCAGGTGTCAGGTTCAGGCACTTGCTCCCCCCGGGTAGCCCCCAGCTCGGCAGGACTCCAGTGACGAGTCCCGTACGAAGCCATATTAACGCCGCGGTCCGCGCTGACAGGTTCTCCACCGCTGCAGCGGCGCTTCGCAAGTCCAGCCAGGCTAGCGGTTCATTTTCACCCGGGGGGAGGAGAGGCTGGCTGGGCAGGTTTGCCCTCGGTGCCGCCCTCGGAGCGGGCACCGCCGCCCTGGTGCAGGCCCTCCACACCGGAGTTATGACCGCCATGGCTCTAAAAATTAACCTGGACTCTGCAGAGGGTGACTGGAAGGAAGCCAAGG ACTTCCTGCTGTCCCTGTCTGTGACGGACAGGCGTGGCTACCACAGGACCCCTGGCTCCGTGTCGCTGGATGACGTCCCAGTGTGGACTCCCACAGCAG GTGCTTCTGAGCCGAGCCGCTACCAGAGGAACGAAAAGTTAGACCAGAAGATTTCAGTGTACAGTGGTGACATCACTAAGCTGGAGATAGATGCCATTGTCAATGCAG TGTGCTCAACAGGCTAG
- the LOC118556038 gene encoding ADP-ribose glycohydrolase MACROD1-like isoform X6, giving the protein MALLITSARVSHIRAPPRSALSRVRADFQRAGVRFRHLLPPGSPQLGRTPVTSPVRSHINAAVRADRFSTAAAALRKSSQASGSFSPGGRRGWLGRFALGAALGAGTAALVQALHTGVMTAMALKINLDSAEGDWKEAKDFLLSLSVTDRRGYHRTPGSVSLDDVPVWTPTAGASEPSRYQRNEKLDQKISVYSGDITKLEIDAIVNAVVC; this is encoded by the exons ATGGCACTGCTTATCACATCAGCTCGGGTTTCACACATCAGAGCCCCGCCGCGCAGCGCGCTGTCCCGTGTCCGGGCTGACTTCCAGAGAGCAGGTGTCAGGTTCAGGCACTTGCTCCCCCCGGGTAGCCCCCAGCTCGGCAGGACTCCAGTGACGAGTCCCGTACGAAGCCATATTAACGCCGCGGTCCGCGCTGACAGGTTCTCCACCGCTGCAGCGGCGCTTCGCAAGTCCAGCCAGGCTAGCGGTTCATTTTCACCCGGGGGGAGGAGAGGCTGGCTGGGCAGGTTTGCCCTCGGTGCCGCCCTCGGAGCGGGCACCGCCGCCCTGGTGCAGGCCCTCCACACCGGAGTTATGACCGCCATGGCTCTAAAAATTAACCTGGACTCTGCAGAGGGTGACTGGAAGGAAGCCAAGG ACTTCCTGCTGTCCCTGTCTGTGACGGACAGGCGTGGCTACCACAGGACCCCTGGCTCCGTGTCGCTGGATGACGTCCCAGTGTGGACTCCCACAGCAG GTGCTTCTGAGCCGAGCCGCTACCAGAGGAACGAAAAGTTAGACCAGAAGATTTCAGTGTACAGTGGTGACATCACTAAGCTGGAGATAGATGCCATTGTCAATGCAG
- the LOC118556038 gene encoding ADP-ribose glycohydrolase MACROD1-like isoform X2, with translation MALLITSARVSHIRAPPRSALSRVRADFQRAGVRFRHLLPPGSPQLGRTPVTSPVRSHINAAVRADRFSTAAAALRKSSQASGSFSPGGRRGWLGRFALGAALGAGTAALVQALHTGVMTAMALKINLDSAEGDWKEAKDFLLSLSVTDRRGYHRTPGSVSLDDVPVWTPTAGASEPSRYQRNEKLDQKISVYSGDITKLEIDAIVNAACFTGSGYLAVIELRMNFSVCQSSLEIKV, from the exons ATGGCACTGCTTATCACATCAGCTCGGGTTTCACACATCAGAGCCCCGCCGCGCAGCGCGCTGTCCCGTGTCCGGGCTGACTTCCAGAGAGCAGGTGTCAGGTTCAGGCACTTGCTCCCCCCGGGTAGCCCCCAGCTCGGCAGGACTCCAGTGACGAGTCCCGTACGAAGCCATATTAACGCCGCGGTCCGCGCTGACAGGTTCTCCACCGCTGCAGCGGCGCTTCGCAAGTCCAGCCAGGCTAGCGGTTCATTTTCACCCGGGGGGAGGAGAGGCTGGCTGGGCAGGTTTGCCCTCGGTGCCGCCCTCGGAGCGGGCACCGCCGCCCTGGTGCAGGCCCTCCACACCGGAGTTATGACCGCCATGGCTCTAAAAATTAACCTGGACTCTGCAGAGGGTGACTGGAAGGAAGCCAAGG ACTTCCTGCTGTCCCTGTCTGTGACGGACAGGCGTGGCTACCACAGGACCCCTGGCTCCGTGTCGCTGGATGACGTCCCAGTGTGGACTCCCACAGCAG GTGCTTCTGAGCCGAGCCGCTACCAGAGGAACGAAAAGTTAGACCAGAAGATTTCAGTGTACAGTGGTGACATCACTAAGCTGGAGATAGATGCCATTGTCAATGCAG CTTGCTTTACAGGATCTGGGTACCTCGCTGTCATCGAGTTGAGGATGAACTTCTCTGTATGTCAAAGTAGTCTAGAGATCAAAGTTTGA
- the LOC118556038 gene encoding ADP-ribose glycohydrolase MACROD1-like isoform X3, with translation MALLITSARVSHIRAPPRSALSRVRADFQRAGVRFRHLLPPGSPQLGRTPVTSPVRSHINAAVRADRFSTAAAALRKSSQASGSFSPGGRRGWLGRFALGAALGAGTAALVQALHTGVMTAMALKINLDSAEGDWKEAKDFLLSLSVTDRRGYHRTPGSVSLDDVPVWTPTAGASEPSRYQRNEKLDQKISVYSGDITKLEIDAIVNAGMLSYVCVCRR, from the exons ATGGCACTGCTTATCACATCAGCTCGGGTTTCACACATCAGAGCCCCGCCGCGCAGCGCGCTGTCCCGTGTCCGGGCTGACTTCCAGAGAGCAGGTGTCAGGTTCAGGCACTTGCTCCCCCCGGGTAGCCCCCAGCTCGGCAGGACTCCAGTGACGAGTCCCGTACGAAGCCATATTAACGCCGCGGTCCGCGCTGACAGGTTCTCCACCGCTGCAGCGGCGCTTCGCAAGTCCAGCCAGGCTAGCGGTTCATTTTCACCCGGGGGGAGGAGAGGCTGGCTGGGCAGGTTTGCCCTCGGTGCCGCCCTCGGAGCGGGCACCGCCGCCCTGGTGCAGGCCCTCCACACCGGAGTTATGACCGCCATGGCTCTAAAAATTAACCTGGACTCTGCAGAGGGTGACTGGAAGGAAGCCAAGG ACTTCCTGCTGTCCCTGTCTGTGACGGACAGGCGTGGCTACCACAGGACCCCTGGCTCCGTGTCGCTGGATGACGTCCCAGTGTGGACTCCCACAGCAG GTGCTTCTGAGCCGAGCCGCTACCAGAGGAACGAAAAGTTAGACCAGAAGATTTCAGTGTACAGTGGTGACATCACTAAGCTGGAGATAGATGCCATTGTCAATGCAG GTATGCTGtcatatgtatgtgtgtgcaggagATAG